A window from Rhodothermus bifroesti encodes these proteins:
- a CDS encoding sugar-binding protein, with translation MKRLATTGTWLGVMLALSWAVRAPAQPIPPVPHIFTFNSLDDFLNLWSSYGAPVRYGSPDTITYPEGREYFVFSEYEDGALGKALWVDWSLFTDQSWGGSNGLLYIRPDPEVSSPSAPQPDSFFAAASLWDISDFTHIHLRYKTLVPANHPDATIRIKLHDASLGVGTSPSSETEDWYTESRDVYDDASGQWKVWTVPLTDLGLPGSTVPAGGFSRPGCQAGGNPLQQSGCWSGLLGNGKLDLDKIAALTIEFTGPQAGAQRDSTIFGTIAFDELWVSGVRYELLGDFDNTSALSHWKNSNAGSYTLTASTDTIQGTGAIELAYNLVGDLSWGDSVDVQYELPAGQFFPDMTARTHLSLFYKVLEPASDPSAVRLNIKLFDYSTGQKEEWHYSGIATVLGDTTGVWRRLLVPLSGFAIPSWISYKGDETLNLDKIGGWQVQIQIAQGATSSGRILFDRLSSYGERQTDFEPPAAVTGFEVLALAPYENLISWQDVPGESRETYTIYFSEAPIDSVNQPGVMVVAHNIPENTQIYTHKLFYPINDQEVTYYYAITATDEAGNTSEPTVLTSPVTNTAKGLPTISMSPPANFVADGDLSEWAGITPIHLEPDGAFYGHVARGFEINGPGDLSADVYLAVDNEALYVAFDVTDDAYFPVPDGVTSSRWLYDGAELYIGLYDWRGPKHDRFQSGAEPDYKFYFYKQVFFRDGGPQIQAGTEDYAWVPTDKGYAFEARIRFDAHAFETAGIFVPRNGMRVPLDLVIMDNDVGGQAREGILTYSPDNDDNSWQSPLYWFYTWIGDRFAVNVVRPVAGATPEAFRVYTNYPNPFARTTRIRYDLPRTERVVVRVFNALGQEVQKLVDAVQAAGTYEVRFDALNLPAGVYFYQVQAGRHVETRSMVVIR, from the coding sequence ATGAAGCGCCTCGCTACCACCGGTACATGGCTGGGAGTCATGCTGGCCCTAAGCTGGGCCGTTCGCGCTCCCGCACAGCCTATTCCCCCGGTACCGCACATTTTTACGTTTAACTCACTGGATGATTTCCTCAACCTGTGGAGCTCTTATGGAGCTCCCGTACGGTATGGATCCCCGGATACGATCACCTATCCGGAAGGCCGAGAATATTTTGTGTTTTCAGAGTATGAAGATGGCGCTTTAGGGAAAGCGCTTTGGGTTGACTGGTCCCTCTTCACCGACCAGTCCTGGGGCGGCTCCAACGGACTACTTTATATCCGTCCAGACCCTGAGGTAAGTAGCCCCAGTGCTCCACAGCCCGACTCGTTTTTTGCAGCAGCTTCCCTTTGGGACATTTCAGATTTCACCCATATTCACCTGCGCTATAAGACGCTCGTGCCTGCCAATCATCCGGATGCCACCATCCGCATTAAGCTGCACGACGCCAGCCTTGGCGTAGGTACCTCGCCCAGCTCAGAAACAGAAGACTGGTATACCGAGTCCCGGGATGTCTACGACGATGCCTCCGGTCAGTGGAAAGTATGGACGGTACCGCTAACCGATCTGGGTCTTCCGGGATCTACTGTTCCCGCGGGTGGATTTTCGCGGCCAGGATGCCAGGCTGGAGGCAATCCGCTGCAGCAATCAGGCTGCTGGAGTGGATTGCTAGGGAATGGCAAACTGGATCTCGATAAAATTGCAGCGCTTACGATTGAATTTACTGGTCCGCAAGCTGGTGCTCAGCGAGACAGTACCATTTTTGGCACCATTGCGTTTGATGAACTTTGGGTCTCCGGCGTGCGCTATGAGCTCTTAGGCGACTTCGACAACACCAGTGCACTAAGTCACTGGAAAAACAGCAATGCAGGGAGCTACACCCTGACAGCGAGCACCGATACCATCCAAGGCACAGGTGCTATTGAGTTGGCTTATAATTTGGTAGGAGACCTGAGCTGGGGTGACAGTGTCGATGTGCAGTATGAGTTGCCGGCAGGGCAGTTTTTCCCCGACATGACAGCACGCACGCACCTGAGCTTGTTCTATAAAGTGCTTGAGCCCGCCAGCGATCCATCGGCCGTTCGATTGAACATTAAGCTTTTCGACTACAGCACAGGCCAAAAAGAAGAGTGGCACTATAGCGGGATTGCCACCGTACTGGGCGACACAACAGGCGTGTGGCGTCGGCTACTGGTTCCGTTGAGCGGGTTTGCCATTCCAAGCTGGATAAGCTATAAAGGCGACGAAACACTCAATTTGGACAAGATTGGCGGCTGGCAGGTGCAGATTCAGATTGCCCAGGGGGCCACTTCAAGTGGACGGATCCTCTTTGATCGCCTTTCTAGCTATGGCGAGCGGCAAACTGACTTTGAACCCCCGGCTGCAGTGACGGGCTTCGAAGTGCTGGCTTTGGCACCTTATGAAAACCTGATTAGCTGGCAAGACGTGCCAGGAGAAAGCCGAGAGACCTACACCATTTACTTTAGCGAAGCCCCCATCGACTCGGTCAATCAGCCGGGCGTCATGGTCGTAGCGCACAATATTCCAGAAAATACCCAGATTTACACGCACAAGCTCTTCTATCCCATTAACGACCAAGAAGTAACCTATTACTATGCCATCACAGCTACCGACGAGGCAGGCAATACGTCGGAGCCCACGGTGCTCACAAGCCCGGTGACCAACACCGCCAAAGGCCTGCCAACCATTTCGATGAGCCCACCGGCCAACTTTGTGGCCGACGGTGACTTGAGTGAATGGGCAGGCATCACGCCGATTCATCTCGAGCCCGACGGTGCCTTCTACGGTCACGTAGCCCGTGGATTTGAAATCAACGGCCCAGGGGATCTCTCGGCCGATGTCTATTTGGCCGTAGATAACGAAGCGCTCTATGTGGCCTTTGATGTGACCGACGACGCATACTTCCCCGTGCCGGATGGTGTGACCTCAAGCCGATGGCTCTACGACGGTGCCGAGCTCTACATCGGGCTCTACGACTGGCGCGGGCCAAAGCACGACCGTTTCCAAAGCGGTGCTGAGCCAGACTACAAGTTCTACTTCTATAAGCAGGTATTCTTCCGGGATGGTGGTCCGCAAATTCAAGCAGGTACCGAGGACTACGCCTGGGTGCCTACGGATAAAGGCTATGCGTTTGAGGCTCGGATTCGGTTCGATGCCCACGCCTTTGAGACCGCAGGCATCTTTGTGCCTAGAAACGGCATGCGCGTGCCGCTGGACCTTGTGATTATGGACAACGACGTCGGCGGTCAAGCCCGTGAGGGCATCTTGACCTATTCACCAGACAATGACGACAATTCGTGGCAGTCGCCACTGTACTGGTTCTATACCTGGATTGGCGACCGCTTTGCCGTCAACGTGGTACGCCCCGTGGCAGGAGCCACGCCAGAGGCATTTCGGGTCTATACCAACTACCCGAATCCATTTGCCCGCACGACACGCATCCGGTATGACCTGCCTCGCACCGAGCGTGTCGTGGTGCGCGTCTTTAACGCCCTGGGTCAAGAAGTGCAAAAGCTGGTCGACGCCGTGCAGGCAGCAGGCACCTACGAAGTGCGCTTCGATGCCCTAAATCTGCCCGCAGGCGTGTACTTCTACCAGGTGCAGGCCGGTCGCCACGTCGAAACCCGCTCAATGGTGGTTATCCGATAA
- a CDS encoding GH12 family glycosyl hydrolase domain-containing protein, with protein MKSKKLLWHALSASALLIGCSTSPEALVEVQQEEITASKIEYYSHGQYFTWNGIVVLNNQWGRDYATNSDKYQVIRLTDDNKIQFDYKWAGNTSYVKGYPTFIVGWHFGNPGGWMTSQGAFGLPARISDNKAFYSSISGTHYNNGTYTEIMNLSWDIWLANSPNPSGPNGEIMVWPWRQNQQPIGSWQTTVTIWGATWDVYRGTMSAGGYSWQVVTYIRRSGTLSIGGNLRDFINDARNRGWFSSSLYIVGIECGNEIIQGHGRFEYTSYTIRP; from the coding sequence ATGAAAAGCAAAAAACTTCTCTGGCATGCTCTAAGCGCAAGCGCCCTTTTAATAGGCTGCTCCACTTCGCCTGAGGCTTTAGTCGAAGTTCAACAAGAAGAAATAACTGCTTCAAAGATAGAATACTACTCCCATGGTCAATATTTTACCTGGAATGGAATAGTAGTTTTAAATAACCAATGGGGTAGAGATTATGCAACAAATTCTGATAAGTATCAGGTGATTAGATTAACTGACGATAATAAGATTCAATTTGATTACAAATGGGCAGGAAATACTAGTTACGTAAAAGGATATCCTACGTTTATTGTGGGTTGGCATTTTGGAAATCCAGGAGGATGGATGACCTCACAGGGAGCTTTTGGGCTACCTGCCAGGATCTCAGATAACAAAGCGTTTTACTCTTCGATAAGTGGTACCCATTATAATAATGGGACTTATACAGAAATTATGAATCTTTCGTGGGATATATGGTTAGCAAATTCCCCAAATCCCAGTGGTCCTAATGGTGAAATTATGGTGTGGCCCTGGAGACAAAATCAGCAGCCCATTGGCTCTTGGCAGACAACCGTGACCATATGGGGTGCCACATGGGATGTATATAGAGGTACCATGAGCGCTGGAGGATATAGTTGGCAGGTGGTCACATATATTAGGAGATCTGGGACGCTAAGTATTGGTGGTAATTTGAGAGATTTTATTAATGATGCTAGAAATCGAGGTTGGTTTAGTTCAAGCCTATACATTGTAGGCATTGAATGTGGAAATGAAATTATACAAGGACATGGAAGATTTGAATACACAAGCTATACCATTAGACCCTAA
- a CDS encoding endo-1,4-beta-xylanase: MAMHRFKQLGAILLVLWFCALPVQAQAWRAAAEQRIEQYRKGPLRVQVRDPEGRPVPNAQVHVRMTRHAFGFGTAVSFGLVVGSGYNPTYRAKLEDLTGDGRTFNMATPENELKWPAWESEWPISNRRKIDVINWLRAKGYSIRGHNLLWPDWQWMPSDIEQNRNNPQYIYDRVRNHIAALAGHRDIRGKLRDWDVLNEPAHLTALRDVFNGWGSYERGEDFYVDVFRWAKAADSTARLYINEYNIINNYANEQPTRNYYKWIIARLISKGAPIEGIGIQGHISAPLPSMSEVKAALDEMAVFGLPLAITEYDVTGVSEEVEANFMRDFLTMVFSHPAVESFVMWGFWSGAHWRDNAPLFRADWSLKPSGQVFLDLVFRRWWTDTTGVTGPDGSWSVRGFLGDYVVEVQVGEVSVTKSLRLESPQDTTTLEVVVSSVKVGEKPTEDVLRVQGFGPDPFVEGTALRYWLGRPADVELAVYDVLGRQVYAVQKHRVAGWHTEWVEASHWPAGLYLYRLQAGDLLHTGRMVKIQ, from the coding sequence ATGGCGATGCATAGATTTAAGCAATTAGGGGCCATCCTACTTGTCCTTTGGTTTTGTGCATTGCCAGTGCAGGCGCAGGCTTGGCGTGCGGCCGCAGAGCAGCGTATTGAACAGTACCGTAAGGGGCCACTGCGGGTTCAGGTGAGGGATCCTGAAGGACGGCCCGTACCGAATGCCCAAGTGCACGTTCGCATGACGCGTCACGCTTTTGGATTTGGTACGGCTGTCAGCTTTGGCCTGGTCGTGGGGTCGGGATACAACCCCACCTATCGGGCCAAGCTAGAAGACCTGACGGGCGACGGCCGCACATTCAACATGGCTACGCCAGAGAATGAATTGAAGTGGCCTGCGTGGGAGTCGGAATGGCCTATTTCGAATCGTCGAAAGATCGACGTCATCAACTGGCTGCGCGCAAAAGGCTACAGCATTCGAGGACACAACCTGCTATGGCCTGACTGGCAATGGATGCCCAGTGATATTGAGCAAAACCGCAACAATCCACAGTACATCTACGATCGCGTTCGCAATCACATTGCGGCGTTGGCTGGGCATCGGGACATTCGGGGCAAACTGCGGGACTGGGATGTTCTTAACGAACCAGCCCACCTGACCGCATTGCGCGATGTGTTTAACGGTTGGGGCTCATATGAGCGTGGGGAAGACTTCTATGTGGATGTCTTTAGGTGGGCCAAGGCAGCAGACTCGACCGCCCGTCTATACATCAACGAGTACAACATTATCAACAACTACGCCAACGAGCAGCCTACGCGCAACTATTACAAGTGGATCATTGCACGCCTAATCTCAAAAGGAGCGCCTATCGAAGGGATCGGCATTCAGGGGCATATTTCGGCACCACTGCCAAGCATGAGTGAGGTCAAGGCAGCCCTAGACGAAATGGCAGTTTTTGGATTGCCTTTGGCCATCACAGAATACGACGTTACCGGCGTTTCGGAAGAAGTCGAAGCCAACTTTATGCGGGACTTTTTGACCATGGTCTTTAGTCATCCCGCTGTGGAGAGCTTCGTCATGTGGGGTTTCTGGAGCGGAGCACACTGGCGTGACAATGCGCCGCTGTTTCGGGCCGACTGGAGTCTCAAGCCTTCGGGACAGGTGTTCCTTGATCTGGTCTTTCGGCGCTGGTGGACCGATACTACGGGGGTAACCGGTCCAGATGGTAGCTGGTCTGTACGCGGATTTTTAGGGGATTACGTTGTGGAAGTGCAGGTGGGGGAGGTTTCAGTGACCAAGTCCCTGCGCCTCGAAAGCCCGCAGGATACAACCACGCTAGAGGTGGTGGTCAGTAGTGTTAAGGTGGGTGAAAAGCCTACAGAAGACGTGTTGCGCGTGCAAGGGTTTGGACCAGACCCCTTTGTCGAAGGAACGGCGCTGCGCTACTGGTTAGGGCGGCCGGCCGATGTTGAACTGGCAGTGTATGATGTGCTGGGCCGACAGGTCTACGCCGTGCAAAAGCATCGCGTAGCTGGTTGGCATACTGAATGGGTCGAGGCTTCCCACTGGCCTGCAGGACTTTATCTGTACCGACTCCAAGCAGGTGATCTGTTGCACACGGGTAGAATGGTCAAGATCCAATAA